From Aspergillus chevalieri M1 DNA, chromosome 4, nearly complete sequence, a single genomic window includes:
- the NOT5 gene encoding general negative regulator of transcription subunit 5 (COG:K;~EggNog:ENOG410PIR5;~InterPro:IPR012270,IPR007207,IPR007282,IPR040168, IPR038635;~PFAM:PF04065,PF04153;~go_component: GO:0005634 - nucleus [Evidence IEA];~go_component: GO:0030015 - CCR4-NOT core complex [Evidence IEA];~go_process: GO:0006355 - regulation of transcription, DNA-templated [Evidence IEA]) → MTSRKTQQEIDKTFKKVAEGIQAFDGIYEKIKSTTNAAQRDKLEDNLKREIKKLQRFRDQIKSWAAGNEVKDKSPLLEQRRAIETCMEQFKAVEKEMKTKAYSKEGLSAASRLDPREKQKVETCDFLSNMVDELQQKIEAMEAEEETLHMQMKKGKKDINKSNRLSDITHLTERHKWHVNKLELLLRALQNGNVETGQVLDLKESIKYYVEDGHNIDYSGEDETLYDDLNLEVDAEGQFGLGDNDRVSSQDTQSLQDDELETKPKSKGETPGPRRSSTQMKSPLPVLATLHPSTSTSSTSGMKPAPPPTRLPGETLKYASAAAAAAASDKNGVGIAPLPPPPGASPAFPAAVPVSKPSSVASPSVAPAQPTPKPASAAALAAEERSRTPAFSSPKVAPAPAPVVEKKEPPSKEPITAATNGETGKPEQRDAEESIYHLPPGLQDLIQSFEVTKNRASTNPAPSAQRLLAASLTTCPEPADAEKPRHYKPQNPYNTPLYYPQEPLAIFDDPRLYDTGRIDTDTLFYLFYYRQGTYQQFLSAKALKNQSWRFHKQYQTWFQRHEEPKAITEEFEQGTYRFFDYESTWMNRRKADFKFVYKYLEDEL, encoded by the exons ATGACCTCCCGGAAAACACAGCAAGAGATCGATAAGACCTTCAAAAAGGTCGCAGAGGGTATCCAAGCGTTCGATGGGATATACGAGAAGATCAAGTCGACAACGAATGCCGCCCAGCGCGATAAGCTCGAAGACAACCTCAAGCGGGAGATCAAGAAGCTGCAACGATTTCGCGATCAGATCAAGTCCTGGGCAGCAGGCAATGAAGTCAAAGACAAGAGTCCGCTGCTCGAGCAGCGTAGAGCAATCGAAACT TGTATGGAACAGTTCAAGGCCGTCGAGAAGGAGATGAAGACCAAGGCATATTCGAAAGAAGGTCTATCAGCAGCATCGAGGCTCGATCCCCGCGAGAAGCAAAAAGTCGAAACGTGCGATTTCTTGTCCAATATGGTCGACGAGCTTCAGCAGAAAATTGAGGCGATGGAGGCCGAGGAGGAGACGCTTCATATGCAAATgaagaagggcaagaaggaTATTAACAAGTCAAATCGGTTATCGGATATTACACACCTTACGGAACGCCATAAGTGGCACGTCAATAAACTCGAGTTGTTGCTACGGGCGCTCCAAAACGGGAATGTCGAAACGGGCCAGGTGCTCGATCTGAAGGAGAGCATAAAGTACTACGTCGAAGATGGGCATAACATTGACTACTCTGGGGAGGACGAGACGCTCTACGATGACTTGAACCTGGAGGTCGATGCAGAGGGGCAGTTCGGACTGGGCGACAACGACCGGGTATCGTCGCAAGATACGCAGTCACTGCAGGACGACGAACTGGAAACGAAACCCAAGAGCAAGGGAGAGACTCCGGGGCCACGACGGTCATCAACACAAATGAAGTCACCTCTGCCCGTTCTCGCGACCCTACATCCTTCCACGTCAACCAGCTCCACAAGCGGCATGAAGCCCGCTCCTCCACCAACACGACTTCCCGGGGAAACCCTCAAGTACGCATCCgcagcggcggcggcagctGCAAGTGACAAGAATGGCGTTGGAATCGCTCCTTTGCCCCCACCCCCAGGTGCCAGCCCTGCATTTCCCGCAGCAGTTCCCGTGTCGAAGCCTTCCTCGGTCGCCTCGCCAAGCGTCGCGCCAGCACAGCCTACGCCTAAGCCTGCATCAGCTGCCGCACTCGCTGCAGAGGAACGGTCACGGACGCCCGCCTTCAGTAGTCCTAAGGTGGCACCCGCACCCGCACCAGTcgtggagaagaaagagccTCCCAGCAAAGAGCCCATTACTGCTGCGACAAATGGAGAGACTGGCAAGCCGGAACAACGCGATGCCGAAGAGTCGATATACCATCTGCCTCCTGGGTTACAAGACCTGATCCAATCCTTCGAAGTGACCAAGAACCGCGCGTCTACGAACCCAGCACCATCGGCCCAACGACTTCTAGCAGCATCGCTGACGACTTGCCCGGAACCAGCCGACGCAGAGAAGCCTCGTCACTACAAACCGCAAAATCCTTACAACACACCCCTCTACTACCCTCAAGAACCGCTTGCGATATTTGACGACCCGCGACTGTACGATACGGGGCGGATCGACACAGATACTCTCTTCTACCTGTTTTATTACCGACAGGGCACTTACCAGCAATTCCTGTCCGCCAAGGCGCTCAAGAACCAAAGCTGGCGATTCCATAAGCAGTACCAAACGTGGTTCCAGCGTCATGAGGAGCCCAAGGCGATTACCGAGGAATTCGAGCAGGGGACGTATCGGTTCTTTGACTATGAGAGTACAtg GATGAATCGGCGCAAGGCGGATTTCAAATTTGTCTACAAGTACCTTGAAGACGAGTTATAA
- the DTD1 gene encoding D-aminoacyl-tRNA deacylase (BUSCO:EOG09264ZQC;~COG:J;~EggNog:ENOG410PPBZ;~InterPro:IPR003732,IPR023509;~PFAM:PF02580;~go_component: GO:0005737 - cytoplasm [Evidence IEA];~go_function: GO:0002161 - aminoacyl-tRNA editing activity [Evidence IEA];~go_function: GO:0051499 - D-aminoacyl-tRNA deacylase activity [Evidence IEA]) gives MKAVIQRVKSASVTVDNQLVSSIGRGLLVLAGVGKGDDEKEADSLISRIIRCRLWPDDNGKQWKKNVQDIEGEILCVSQFTLYAQLNKGKQPDFHEAADVETARRLYDYFYQRLREAYKPERVKNGVFQAMMDVELKNDGPVGLDYRSDEEAVTIEVNTKLPKKEKTPEGDKQTGKKPEKPEKSGNAENTGKAEGDSDKGGQTEGQKSYEFKLPATLLE, from the exons ATGAAAG CGGTCATCCAACGAGTCAAGTCCGCATCCGTGACGGTCGATAATCAACTGGTATCTTCCATTGGGCGGGGTCTTTTGGTCCTGGCGGGAGTCGGGAAAGGCGATGACGAGAAGGAGGCAGACAGTTTGATCTCGAGGATCATCAGATGTCGGTTATGGCCGGACGATAACGGGAAGCAG TGGAAGAAAAATGTCCAGGACATTGAAGGCGAAATCCTCTGCG TCTCGCAATTCACCCTCTATGCGCAATTAAACAAAGGCAAACAGCCCGATTTCCACGAAGCCGCCGATGTCGAAACCGCGCGCAGACTCTATGACTACTTCTATCAACGGCTACGCGAAGCATACAAGCCGGAACGGGTCAAAAACGGTGTCTTCCAGGCGATGATGGATGTCGAACTGAAGAACGATGGACCGGTGGGTTTAGATTACCGCAGTGATGAAGAAGCG GTCACGATCGAGGTTAATACGAAACTCccgaagaaagaaaagacaccGGAAGGGGATAAGCAGACCGGAAAGAAACCAGAGAAGCCAGAGAAGTCGGGAAATGCAGAAAATACAGGGAAAGCCGAGGGCGACAGCGATAAGGGTGGACAGACCGAGGGCCAGAAGAGCTATGAATTCAAGCTCCCCGCGACGCTGCTGGAATAA